A window of the Gossypium hirsutum isolate 1008001.06 chromosome A05, Gossypium_hirsutum_v2.1, whole genome shotgun sequence genome harbors these coding sequences:
- the LOC107959863 gene encoding glycerol-3-phosphate acyltransferase 5, with protein MESVVSEFEGTLLKNPDPFSYFMLVAFEASGLIRFALLLLFWPVIRLLEMLGLDDARLKLMVFLATVGLRVSEIESVSRAVLPKFYMDDVDMEAWKVFSSHDRRVVVTKTPRVMVERFAKEHLRADEVIGTELVVTRFGFATGFVKSDIASISRRVAKLFVDDEPILGLGRATSSFQFHSLCKEKVHPPFITNQNLNDQQLLRPLPVIFHDGRLVKRPTPSTALLILLWLPLGILLATIRIVIGLILPLQVIPYISHLFGGKIVVKGKAPPPASRNSPGVLFVCTHRTLMDPVILSNVLMRKIPAVTYSISRISEILSPIPTIRLTRIREVDAEKIKNELAKGDLVVCPEGTTCREPFLLRFSALFAELTDRIVPVAMNYRVGFFHATTASGWKALDPIFFFMNPRPVYEVTFLNQLPMEATCSSGKSPEDVANYVQRILAATLGFECTNLTRKEKYKILAGNDGTVSRTSFVNQVKKVVRAFKPSFH; from the exons ATGGAATCTGTTGTTTCTGAGTTTGAAGGCACTCTTTTGAAAAACCCAGATCCCTTTTCTTACTTCATGTTAGTGGCATTTGAGGCCTCCGGTTTAATCCGGTTCgcattgttgttgttgttctgGCCAGTGATTCGATTGTTGGAAATGCTAGGGTTGGATGATGCTCGGTTGAAGTTGATGGTTTTTTTGGCAACGGTAGGGCTTCGGGTGTCGGAGATTGAATCGGTTTCGAGAGCTGTTTTACCTAAGTTTTACATGGATGATGTTGATATGGAGGCTTGGAAAGTGTTTAGCTCGCATGATAGAAGAGTTGTGGTGACCAAAACGCCTAGGGTTATGGTGGAAAGGTTTGCCAAGGAGCATTTACGAGCTGATGAGGTTATTGGAACCGAACTTGTAGTAACTCGGTTCGGATTTGCTACGGGTTTTGTTAAAAGTGATATCGCTTCTATCTCAAggagagtcgccaagctgtttgTAGACGATGAGCCTATTTTAGGACTCGGAAGAGCTACATCCAGTTTTCAATTCCATTCTCTATGCAAA GAAAAAGTGCATCCAccatttataaccaatcaaaaccTCAACGATCAACAGCTCCTCCGACCACTTCCGGTAATCTTCCATGATGGCCGCCTTGTCAAGCGGCCGACACCCTCGACCGCTCTCTTAATCCTCCTATGGCTTCCATTAGGCATCTTACTAGCAACTATCCGGATTGTCATAGGACTAATTCTTCCACTGCAAGTCATTCCCTACATATCTCATTTATTCGGTGGCAAAATCGTCGTCAAAGGCAAAGCACCACCACCCGCCTCTCGTAACAGCCCCGGTGTCCTATTCGTTTGCACTCATAGAACCCTAATGGACCCTGTGATCTTATCCAACGTTCTAATGCGCAAAATCCCAGCAGTCACATATTCCATTTCACGGATTTCCGAAATCCTATCGCCAATACCGACGATTAGATTAACTAGAATCCGAGAAGTGGAcgcagaaaaaataaaaaatgaattagcTAAAGGTGACTTAGTAGTTTGTCCCGAAGGAACAACTTGTAGGGAACCTTTTTTATTAAGGTTTAGTGCCCTATTTGCTGAATTAACTGATCGAATAGTCCCGGTTGCCATGAACTATAGGGTAGGGTTTTTCCATGCAACAACAGCAAGTGGGTGGAAAGCTTTGGATCCAATCTTCTTCTTCATGAACCCTAGACCCGTTTACGAGGTAACGTTCTTAAACCAACTTCCGATGGAAGCGACATGTTCATCGGGGAAGAGTCCAGAAGATGTGGCTAATTATGTGCAAAGAATCTTGGCTGCTACGTTAGGGTTTGAGTGTACAAATTTAACCaggaaagaaaaatacaaaatattggcTGGGAATGATGGAACAGTTTCACGCACTTCCTTTGTTAATCAAGTTAAGAAGGTGGTGAGGGCTTTTAAACCCTCTTTTCAttaa